The region CCGGGCCAGCCACCGCAACACCGATGACCGCCCCCGTGGCTGCACCGGCCATCACGCCGCCACCAATCAGCACCGAGTTGCCCTCACGCTCAACATCCTGGGATTCCAGCGGTGTCTGTGCTGCAGCACTCGGGTCTTGCGACGGAATGCCGTGGCCGGGGTTGGCCTGTTCGGCCAGGTCTTCGTCCACAGGTGGGGTGTTGGACGGTGGGGTGATGAATGCGTTCATAGGCTTCTCCTGGTTCAGTTGAAGTTGGAATGAGCAAGAGGCTCGATCCGTAAACTGTTGGGTGACGTTATGCCCTCAAAGCGGGTCTGTCGGTGCGACAGCGAACGGATGCGGATCACCTTGGCCCTCCACTTGCTTGTTATGTGGGCTGGCATACCGACAGCTTGGTCCATAGGCGGTGCAATGGCAGCCCGCAATCTGTGGATTCAGACACGGCATCCGTTTGATGAATCAAAGTTTTTCCAGGGTTTTATGCCCGGGCAGGAGTATTCAATATGCGTTTAGGGACCAAAGGCCGTTTTGCAGTCACGGCCATGATTGATGTTGCTTTGCGTGAAGCGTTCGGGCCGGTACCGCTGAATGATGTGGCGGCGCGCCAGCATATTTCGCTGTCCTACCTTGAGCAGTTGTTCAGCAAGCTGCGCCTGCGGGGACTGGTCATCAGCATCCGCGGTCCGGGTGGTGGCTATTCGCTGGGGGCGCGGATGGAGGGCATCACGGTGGCAGACATCCTGTGCGCTGTTGAAGACGAGCCACCCAAGACAAAACCACAAGACGATTCATCCGCACAAGATATGACGCAAGATCTGTGGGATGCCATGAACGCCAAGGTGCTTCATTTCACGCAGTCGGTCACACTGAAGAGTCTGGTACTTGACCAGTTGGCCATGGGAACCAAGATTGAGCAAAAACCTTTACCCAACCGGGGGGTGTTCAAGCGACCAGTTCAGCCCGCTATCCGGCCGAATGTGCCCAACTCGGTGTTTGCACTGGGGCGAATTTCACGGATGCAGGGTTAAACCCGGCCAAAGCGCCTGCTTTGCAAATCCATTCTTCAGCCATGTTTGTGTCCGGCCGTGGTCACAAGCTGCGTAATAAATCCAGTCATGGATTTGGCAAGCTCATTCTCGCCAACAAAAATGGTGCCAGTGCCGTCTTCCTCCAGCCGTTTTGCCTCATCAACGTTATGACTTCGAACCACCACGCTGATAGGGGGATTCAGAGCCCGAGCCGTTTCGACCATCTTGCGGACCTGGATGGTGTCAGGGGTGGCAATGACAAGTGCCCTGGCATCACGTACATGTGCCTGAATCAACACCTCGGGTTCTGTGGCATCTCCCCACACAGCAGGAATGCCTTGGGCGCGCAACAATTCGACGGATTCCCGATTAGCGTCGGCAACCACGTACGGAATGCCTTGTTCGGTTAAGGCCGTGGTAATGAGTTTGCCAACTCTGCCCCAGCCCACCAGCACCACCTGATTGGCCAGGTATTTGGCATCGGTTGTCAGCGGTAACTCGGCTAGCGGATTGGCCCCAGGCATGAGCCGTGCTGCAAGCATCGGATGGCGTGTGAGCCACTTCAGCAAAGGTGCCACGGCACTGAACACCAGAGGATTCAGCGCAATCGAAATCAGGGCACCGGCGAGGATGAGGCTGTTGCCCTCTTTGGGCAGCAGGCCCAGCGTCATACCCAGCCCCGCCAAAATAAAGGAAAACTCCCCCACTTGTGCAAGGCTGGCCGCAACCACCAGCGCCGTTCTGGCGGGGTATCGCAAGATCAGCACCAGCGCTACAGCCGCCAAAGACTTGCCAATGACGATGACCGCCACCGTGGCAAGCACATGCCAAGGCTGCTCAACCATGACCATCGGGTCAAACAACATGCCCACCGACACAAAAAACAGCACGGCAAAGGCATCCTGCAGGGGAAGTGTCTCCTGTGCCGCCCTGGCGCTGAACTCCGATTCACGCAGCACCATGCCAGAAAAAAACGCCCCAAGCGCAAACGAAACGCCAAACAGGGCCGATGAGCCGTAAGCAATACTGACGGCGGCAGCGACCACACACAGGGTAAAAAGTTCGCGTGAACCCGTCTTGGTGATCTGCCAAAGTATCCAGGGAAACAGACGCCGTCCAACCATCAGCATGAAAGCGACGAACCCACCAACTTGCGCCAGAGTGATGAGGATGGTCATCGACATGCTCTGACCAAGGGGTATGGCGCTGCCCCCCAGCATCGGTGCCAGGGTAGGCAAAAGAACCAGTACCAACACCATCGCCAAATCTTCAACAATCAGCCAGCCGACGGCAATGCGTCCGTCGGCTCCATCGGTCAACCCCTGGCTCTCCAGTGCTTTCAGCAGGACAACCGTGCTTGCGACAGACAACGAAATGCCAAAAACAAGCGCTGCACCTATGGACCATCCCCATAAGGACGCAACTCCGGTACCCAAGGCGGTGGCAACCATCATCTGAAACACCGCACCGGGCAAGGCAATTTTGCGAACGGCCAACAGGTCATCAATCGAGAAATGCAGCCCGACACCGAACATCAACAGCATCACCCCCACTTCGGCCAACTGGGATGCAATCTGTCCATCTGCAACAAAGCCGGGGGTGGCTGGCCCGATGGCGATACCAGCAAGCAAATATCCCACCAACGCAGGGAGTTT is a window of Rhodoferax lithotrophicus DNA encoding:
- a CDS encoding Rrf2 family transcriptional regulator, which codes for MRLGTKGRFAVTAMIDVALREAFGPVPLNDVAARQHISLSYLEQLFSKLRLRGLVISIRGPGGGYSLGARMEGITVADILCAVEDEPPKTKPQDDSSAQDMTQDLWDAMNAKVLHFTQSVTLKSLVLDQLAMGTKIEQKPLPNRGVFKRPVQPAIRPNVPNSVFALGRISRMQG
- the ybaL gene encoding YbaL family putative K(+) efflux transporter, with protein sequence MHHSVSLITTLAAGFGLALLFGFIAAKLKLPALVGYLLAGIAIGPATPGFVADGQIASQLAEVGVMLLMFGVGLHFSIDDLLAVRKIALPGAVFQMMVATALGTGVASLWGWSIGAALVFGISLSVASTVVLLKALESQGLTDGADGRIAVGWLIVEDLAMVLVLVLLPTLAPMLGGSAIPLGQSMSMTILITLAQVGGFVAFMLMVGRRLFPWILWQITKTGSRELFTLCVVAAAVSIAYGSSALFGVSFALGAFFSGMVLRESEFSARAAQETLPLQDAFAVLFFVSVGMLFDPMVMVEQPWHVLATVAVIVIGKSLAAVALVLILRYPARTALVVAASLAQVGEFSFILAGLGMTLGLLPKEGNSLILAGALISIALNPLVFSAVAPLLKWLTRHPMLAARLMPGANPLAELPLTTDAKYLANQVVLVGWGRVGKLITTALTEQGIPYVVADANRESVELLRAQGIPAVWGDATEPEVLIQAHVRDARALVIATPDTIQVRKMVETARALNPPISVVVRSHNVDEAKRLEEDGTGTIFVGENELAKSMTGFITQLVTTAGHKHG